Proteins found in one Vallitalea guaymasensis genomic segment:
- a CDS encoding RrF2 family transcriptional regulator — protein MNISNKTRYGLRSVVYLGINYEKENISIKEISDKEGISKRYLEQIFAELKKGGIINSTKGTKGGYFLTTKPSEITVSGIIKLLEGNLNVIQEIDDYNIEDLEYTIVNKVWNKMSQALIDAVDSITIEDIINDYNSLSRNMFYI, from the coding sequence ATGAATATATCCAATAAAACCAGATACGGATTAAGATCAGTAGTATATCTAGGAATAAATTATGAAAAAGAAAATATCTCCATCAAGGAAATATCTGATAAAGAAGGTATATCAAAAAGATACTTGGAACAGATATTTGCTGAACTGAAAAAAGGTGGAATCATTAATAGTACCAAAGGAACAAAAGGAGGTTATTTTCTAACAACTAAGCCTTCTGAAATTACGGTAAGCGGTATTATTAAATTACTTGAAGGTAACTTGAATGTCATTCAAGAAATAGACGATTATAATATAGAAGACTTAGAATATACTATAGTCAACAAAGTATGGAACAAAATGTCACAAGCGCTAATTGATGCAGTGGATAGTATTACTATTGAAGATATTATCAACGACTATAATTCACTTAGCAGAAACATGTTTTATATATAA
- a CDS encoding GntR family transcriptional regulator — protein sequence MEFDNNIPVYVQILSYLKEIIIKKELKEGDKMPSVRELAKDLKVNPNTVQRAYRELESEGLIISKRGMGSYVTDNEDMINNLRNDIAKETVISFSNRMKNMGFCKKQILEIIDYYVEGD from the coding sequence ATGGAATTTGATAATAATATCCCTGTGTATGTCCAGATATTATCTTATCTAAAAGAAATAATAATAAAAAAAGAATTGAAAGAAGGTGATAAAATGCCTTCTGTACGTGAATTAGCAAAAGATCTAAAAGTAAACCCTAACACTGTTCAAAGAGCTTATAGAGAGTTGGAAAGCGAAGGATTAATTATATCCAAGAGGGGTATGGGTTCTTACGTAACTGATAATGAAGACATGATTAATAATCTAAGAAATGACATAGCAAAAGAAACTGTTATCTCTTTTTCTAATCGTATGAAAAATATGGGATTCTGTAAAAAACAAATTTTAGAGATTATTGATTATTATGTGGAGGGAGATTAA
- a CDS encoding glycoside hydrolase family 3 C-terminal domain-containing protein, whose amino-acid sequence MNEFPYMDTELSFDERVNDLVSRMSLIEKVSQLVHNASPVERLGIPAYNWWNEALHGVARAGVATVFPQAIALGATFDEELINQVATVISDEGRAKYHEFQRQGDCGLYKGLTFWSPNINIFRDPRWGRGHETFGEDPYLTSRLGVNFVEGLQGTDDKYLKSVATPKHYAVHSGPEKDRHSFDAEVSIKDIRETYLPAFKACVTEGKAEAIMGAYNRVNGEPCCGSHFLLQDILRDEWGFQGHVVSDCGALMDFHAYHHITKNPIESAALALNNGCELNCGDTFEYLMLAHDKGLISEDTIDAAVKRLLKVRFRLGMFDDNEDIPYSSIPYEVVACDKHRELALEVTKKSAVLLKNKNNILPLDKNEIKSIGVIGPNANDRRVLVGNYNGTPIRHVTVLEGIQNAVNDNTRVYYAEGCKLIEPEVSMCQEKDSGFSEAISVAKMSDAVIMCLGLSPIIEGEQGDAANSDASGDKIHLDLPGQQQKLMEEVYKTGKPIILILLNGSAVAINWADDNVDAILEGWYPGGEGGNAIADIIFGDDSPSGKLPITFYRSLDDIPSFDDYSMKNRTYRYFEKEPLYPFGYGLGYTSFEFSNLVLSKDILQMGEDLLINVDVTNTGDLSGYETVQLYVKDLEASVDVPKYELKGFKKVLLKPEETKTIELVLKPRQLALIDNDGECKLEPGSFQIFVGGSQPDGRSIELTKQKVLDATFEVVGNIKTLKY is encoded by the coding sequence ATGAATGAGTTTCCTTATATGGATACAGAATTATCTTTTGATGAAAGAGTCAACGATTTAGTTTCACGTATGTCATTAATTGAAAAAGTCTCTCAGCTGGTGCATAATGCATCACCAGTAGAAAGACTAGGTATACCTGCCTATAATTGGTGGAATGAAGCACTTCATGGAGTTGCGAGAGCAGGAGTGGCAACAGTTTTCCCACAAGCCATAGCTCTAGGTGCAACTTTCGATGAAGAATTAATTAATCAAGTGGCTACTGTCATATCAGATGAAGGAAGAGCGAAATATCATGAATTCCAACGTCAAGGTGACTGTGGTTTATACAAGGGCTTAACTTTTTGGAGTCCTAATATTAATATATTTAGAGATCCTAGATGGGGTAGAGGTCATGAGACTTTTGGAGAAGATCCATATCTAACCAGCAGGTTAGGAGTTAACTTTGTTGAAGGTCTTCAGGGTACAGACGATAAATATCTAAAAAGCGTTGCAACGCCAAAGCATTACGCTGTTCACAGTGGACCAGAGAAAGACCGTCATAGTTTTGATGCCGAAGTTTCAATAAAGGATATTAGAGAAACATATCTGCCGGCGTTCAAAGCTTGCGTAACAGAAGGAAAAGCAGAGGCAATCATGGGAGCCTATAATAGAGTTAATGGTGAACCATGTTGTGGAAGTCATTTTCTGCTACAGGATATTTTGCGTGACGAATGGGGATTTCAAGGGCATGTAGTATCGGATTGTGGTGCATTGATGGATTTCCATGCTTATCATCATATTACGAAGAATCCTATCGAATCAGCAGCGTTAGCTCTTAATAATGGATGTGAATTGAATTGTGGAGATACATTTGAATATTTGATGCTTGCACATGATAAAGGTTTGATTTCAGAAGATACTATAGATGCTGCTGTAAAAAGATTACTAAAAGTCAGATTCAGGTTAGGGATGTTTGATGACAATGAAGATATTCCATATTCATCAATCCCTTATGAGGTAGTAGCTTGTGATAAGCATAGAGAATTGGCTTTGGAAGTAACTAAAAAATCAGCGGTACTATTAAAGAATAAGAACAACATTTTACCACTGGATAAAAATGAAATAAAATCCATAGGTGTAATAGGTCCTAATGCCAATGATAGAAGAGTATTGGTAGGGAACTATAATGGAACACCAATCAGACATGTAACGGTACTTGAAGGAATACAGAATGCAGTCAATGATAATACACGTGTATATTATGCAGAAGGCTGTAAGTTGATTGAGCCGGAAGTAAGTATGTGTCAAGAGAAGGACAGCGGATTTTCTGAAGCTATATCCGTAGCCAAGATGTCAGATGCAGTTATTATGTGTCTTGGATTATCACCTATAATTGAGGGTGAACAAGGAGATGCAGCTAATTCAGATGCATCAGGAGATAAAATTCATTTGGATCTACCTGGACAACAACAAAAACTCATGGAAGAAGTATATAAGACAGGGAAACCAATTATTCTCATTTTATTGAATGGAAGTGCTGTTGCAATAAACTGGGCTGATGATAATGTAGATGCAATTTTAGAGGGATGGTATCCAGGTGGAGAAGGGGGTAATGCTATAGCTGATATTATTTTTGGAGATGATAGCCCTTCAGGTAAATTACCAATAACTTTTTATAGGTCACTAGATGATATACCATCATTTGATGACTATAGTATGAAGAATAGGACATATAGATATTTTGAAAAAGAACCGTTATATCCTTTTGGATATGGTCTTGGTTATACATCTTTTGAATTCTCTAACTTAGTACTTTCAAAAGATATATTACAAATGGGAGAAGATTTATTAATCAATGTTGACGTTACTAATACAGGGGATTTATCAGGATATGAAACTGTCCAGTTATATGTAAAAGATTTGGAGGCATCAGTAGATGTCCCTAAGTATGAGTTGAAAGGATTCAAAAAGGTATTATTGAAGCCGGAAGAAACAAAGACAATAGAGTTGGTGCTAAAACCTAGACAATTGGCTTTAATAGACAATGATGGAGAATGTAAGCTGGAACCAGGCAGTTTTCAGATATTTGTAGGTGGAAGTCAGCCAGATGGTAGAAGTATAGAATTAACTAAACAAAAAGTATTGGATGCAACATTTGAGGTTGTAGGTAACATAAAGACTTTAAAATATTAA
- a CDS encoding ABC transporter ATP-binding protein — MKQIIKVSNVTKVYGSKLNKTTALVDINFEINQGEFVGIMGPSGSGKSTLLNVISTIDRTTSGTISYEGKDIGSLKENELSDFRRNELGFIFQDFNLLDTLSVEENIVLPLAISRMNVKEIKKRLQDVTKILGINDILKKYPYEISGGQKQRTAAARAIINNPRLVLADEPTGALDSKSSAELLTCMKKLNKEYNSTILMVTHDAFAASYCDRILFIKDGNIFSELISNGDRKEFYNKVIDVLAMMGGDLNDVL, encoded by the coding sequence ATGAAACAAATAATTAAAGTCAGTAATGTGACAAAAGTCTATGGCTCAAAATTGAATAAGACAACTGCACTTGTGGATATTAATTTTGAAATCAATCAAGGTGAATTTGTTGGAATCATGGGTCCATCAGGTTCAGGGAAAAGTACGCTGCTTAATGTTATATCAACAATTGATAGAACGACTAGTGGTACAATCAGCTATGAAGGCAAAGATATAGGTTCTTTGAAAGAAAATGAACTATCTGATTTTAGAAGAAATGAACTTGGTTTCATCTTTCAGGATTTTAACTTACTGGATACACTAAGTGTTGAAGAGAACATAGTTCTCCCACTAGCTATCTCTAGAATGAATGTAAAAGAAATAAAAAAAAGATTACAAGATGTTACTAAGATACTTGGTATAAATGACATACTAAAAAAATATCCATATGAGATATCAGGAGGACAGAAGCAAAGAACTGCTGCTGCAAGAGCTATTATCAATAATCCTAGGCTGGTCTTGGCGGATGAGCCGACAGGGGCATTGGATTCCAAGTCGTCAGCTGAACTTCTTACATGTATGAAAAAGTTGAATAAGGAGTATAACAGTACAATTCTTATGGTTACTCATGATGCGTTTGCTGCAAGTTATTGTGACAGAATCTTATTTATTAAAGATGGCAATATCTTTTCTGAACTTATCAGTAATGGCGACAGAAAAGAATTTTATAATAAGGTTATTGATGTACTTGCAATGATGGGGGGAGACCTTAATGACGTATTATAG
- a CDS encoding glycoside hydrolase family 30 protein — protein sequence MRLKWRRFLVLFLVFGLMLTITKPYTNSLASNFITIYWEDEKQEIDGFGFSGADWSHIPYQLQEPERTEVMDLLFNIDDGIGASICRSEIHPEYSPALGEYDFVSIKPEQLWYIKEAEARGVDKQIATAWTPPAFMKTNNSQTHGGYLIEEYYNDFADLLSEFVVQFEQLHGIDFYAVSMCNEPNASIFLNWNSCSWKGEQIKTFIKDYMKPAFVAKGIDDTKFIIAEPSWWSESLMEPSLNDPVTCDMIDIVGSHQYQLSPSKFTTAFSKGKKVWQTEVCDPGHFDAGIGEGLRWAKNIHEFMVDAEASAYLYWQGVMREGSEGLICTNSDFTDYVMTKRYYTFGHYSKFIRPGYVRIGTSDTGISDTYISAYKNKETGDFAIVAINDTDKIQQFDLLADGFSADKLTPYITDDTLDMQKGSQVPYNDGTYYIALPPKSVVTYVGKENSNTLTDVEVIEDNLDDWSMVYSKSEGWFLDSSNSEYFEGDLSRAARNSGKNEELVYYFDGKDINFFEVKLFQYWYFDALSFYASEDNMSWIEIPHSSYPREWQGSRWYKMAHIPRYIPEGTKYIKVKLTDNSTWEKQISKIKFILSE from the coding sequence ATGAGACTTAAATGGAGAAGGTTTCTGGTTTTATTCCTTGTTTTTGGCTTGATGCTCACTATTACAAAACCTTACACTAATTCTTTGGCATCAAATTTTATTACAATATATTGGGAAGATGAAAAACAGGAAATTGACGGGTTCGGATTCTCAGGAGCTGACTGGTCACATATACCATATCAATTACAAGAACCTGAAAGAACAGAGGTAATGGATTTATTATTTAATATTGACGATGGTATTGGGGCATCAATATGCAGAAGTGAAATACATCCTGAGTATTCACCTGCATTAGGAGAATATGATTTTGTAAGTATCAAACCTGAACAATTATGGTATATAAAAGAAGCTGAGGCTAGAGGCGTGGATAAACAGATTGCAACTGCCTGGACACCTCCAGCATTCATGAAAACCAATAATAGCCAAACACATGGTGGATATCTGATTGAAGAATATTATAATGATTTTGCTGATCTATTAAGTGAATTTGTAGTTCAATTTGAACAGCTTCATGGTATTGATTTTTATGCAGTATCAATGTGTAATGAACCTAATGCTAGCATTTTTCTGAATTGGAATTCATGTTCTTGGAAGGGCGAGCAGATCAAGACTTTCATTAAAGACTACATGAAACCAGCATTCGTTGCAAAAGGAATTGATGACACCAAGTTCATTATAGCAGAACCATCTTGGTGGTCAGAATCATTGATGGAACCTTCGTTAAATGATCCTGTCACTTGTGATATGATTGATATAGTTGGATCACATCAATATCAACTATCACCTTCTAAGTTCACGACAGCTTTTTCCAAAGGCAAAAAAGTATGGCAAACAGAAGTATGTGACCCAGGACATTTTGATGCTGGTATTGGTGAAGGGCTTAGATGGGCTAAGAATATTCATGAATTCATGGTAGATGCAGAAGCAAGCGCATACCTTTATTGGCAGGGAGTAATGAGAGAGGGTAGTGAAGGATTAATTTGCACTAATTCAGATTTCACTGATTATGTTATGACCAAGAGATACTATACTTTTGGACATTACAGCAAGTTTATCAGACCAGGGTATGTACGTATTGGCACATCGGATACAGGAATCTCTGATACTTATATATCAGCGTATAAGAATAAAGAAACAGGAGATTTTGCTATAGTGGCAATTAATGATACTGATAAAATACAGCAGTTTGACCTGTTAGCTGATGGATTCAGTGCTGATAAGCTGACACCATATATTACAGATGATACTCTGGATATGCAAAAGGGTAGTCAGGTTCCTTATAATGATGGTACATATTATATTGCATTACCACCAAAGAGTGTAGTTACATATGTGGGTAAGGAAAATAGTAATACATTAACAGATGTAGAGGTTATTGAAGATAATCTAGATGATTGGTCTATGGTTTATTCAAAATCAGAGGGTTGGTTCTTGGATTCATCCAATTCAGAGTATTTTGAAGGAGATTTGTCAAGAGCTGCTAGGAATTCCGGTAAGAATGAAGAGTTAGTATATTATTTTGATGGAAAAGATATTAATTTCTTTGAGGTGAAATTGTTCCAGTATTGGTATTTTGATGCGCTTTCCTTCTATGCATCTGAGGACAATATGAGTTGGATTGAAATTCCACATAGTTCATATCCTAGAGAATGGCAAGGTAGTAGGTGGTATAAGATGGCTCACATTCCAAGATATATTCCTGAAGGTACTAAATACATAAAAGTAAAATTAACTGATAACAGTACTTGGGAAAAACAAATATCTAAGATTAAATTTATCCTTAGCGAATAA
- a CDS encoding aminoglycoside N(3)-acetyltransferase: MAEKKNARVILTKEDLIEQFSKCGVAKGQTIFVHTSLKSIGFVVGGAETLIRALLEIVGPEGTLMMPSQTWKNLDPSTGVHWEEPEEWWPIIRENWPAYDKEVTPAIGMGVVAEMFRKWPGAKRSDHPARSIAAVGKHAEYITEEHDLSNIFGKNSPVDKLYQLNGYVLLIGVGYNKNTSLHLAETRADFGSKKYANESSAININGKREWVTYNTQVVDDEDFIELGNEYDKENNIEIHKVGNAEVRFMKQRPLIDWTVKWMEKNRK, encoded by the coding sequence ATGGCTGAAAAGAAAAATGCAAGAGTAATATTGACTAAGGAAGATTTAATAGAACAGTTTAGTAAATGTGGAGTAGCAAAAGGACAGACAATATTTGTTCATACTTCATTAAAGAGTATTGGATTTGTTGTTGGTGGAGCAGAAACCTTGATTAGGGCGCTTCTTGAGATAGTTGGACCTGAAGGTACACTAATGATGCCATCTCAAACTTGGAAAAATCTTGATCCTTCAACAGGGGTTCATTGGGAAGAACCAGAAGAATGGTGGCCTATAATTCGTGAAAATTGGCCAGCTTATGATAAAGAGGTTACACCTGCAATTGGTATGGGGGTAGTAGCTGAAATGTTTAGAAAGTGGCCAGGAGCAAAAAGATCAGATCATCCAGCTAGGTCAATAGCAGCAGTTGGTAAACATGCAGAATATATTACAGAAGAACATGATTTGAGTAATATTTTTGGTAAGAATTCTCCTGTAGATAAATTGTATCAATTAAATGGATACGTATTGTTAATCGGCGTTGGATATAATAAAAATACTTCATTACATTTAGCAGAAACTAGAGCTGACTTTGGTAGTAAGAAATATGCTAATGAAAGTAGTGCAATTAACATCAATGGTAAAAGAGAATGGGTGACATATAATACTCAAGTTGTAGATGATGAAGACTTTATAGAATTAGGTAATGAGTATGATAAAGAAAACAATATTGAAATCCATAAAGTCGGAAATGCTGAGGTAAGATTTATGAAGCAAAGACCATTAATAGACTGGACTGTCAAGTGGATGGAAAAAAATAGAAAATAG
- the ilvB gene encoding biosynthetic-type acetolactate synthase large subunit: MLLTGADIVVECLKEQKVDTVFGYPGGNVIHIYDSLYKNKKYIKHILTAHEQGASHAADGYARSTGKVGVCIATSGPGATNLVTGIATAYMDSVPMVIITGNVPLSLLGKDSFQEVDIAGVTAPITKHNYIVKDINKLADTIREAFYIASEGRQGPVLIDIPKDIAMTTTDYEYAEPKLVERCIKNITEEAIENALELINKSKQPFIYIGGGVVRSEASKELLEFAENIDAPVTSSLMGLGGFPSSHELFTGMIGMHGTKASNKGINKSDLIIAIGARFSDRVVSKVEKFAPNAKILHIDIDPAEINKNVVSYHYIVGDIREVLKQLNNNIIKQDRKQWVNKIKGYKDKYPLRYPDNGLKAQYIIEKLNDITDENTIVATEVGQHQMWTAQYYNFNSPKEFLTSGGLGTMGFGLGAAIGAQVGNPTKTVINIAGDGCFKMNLIELATAVNYNLPIIIILINNNSLGMVRQWQSLFFDGRYSETTLNHATNFVGLAENFGMRGLEISRKEQVEEVLQEAINCKGPVLVHCRIHEDDKVFPMVAPGEAIDSLIMEG; this comes from the coding sequence ATGTTATTAACTGGTGCAGATATAGTTGTTGAATGTTTAAAGGAACAGAAAGTAGATACCGTATTTGGGTATCCAGGAGGAAATGTAATTCATATTTACGATTCATTGTATAAGAATAAAAAGTATATTAAGCATATTTTAACTGCTCACGAACAAGGCGCATCACATGCAGCAGATGGTTATGCAAGGTCTACAGGTAAAGTAGGGGTTTGTATTGCTACTTCAGGACCAGGGGCAACCAATCTTGTTACAGGTATTGCTACAGCTTATATGGATTCAGTACCAATGGTTATAATAACAGGTAACGTTCCATTATCTTTACTTGGTAAAGACAGTTTTCAAGAAGTAGATATAGCTGGAGTTACTGCTCCTATAACAAAGCATAATTATATAGTTAAAGATATAAATAAGCTGGCTGATACCATAAGAGAAGCTTTTTATATAGCTAGTGAAGGTAGACAAGGACCGGTACTTATTGATATCCCAAAAGATATAGCCATGACAACTACTGATTATGAATATGCAGAACCTAAATTAGTAGAAAGATGTATTAAAAATATTACTGAGGAAGCTATAGAGAACGCATTAGAACTTATAAATAAATCAAAACAACCGTTCATATATATTGGCGGTGGTGTAGTTAGATCAGAAGCATCAAAAGAATTGTTAGAATTCGCAGAGAATATTGATGCACCAGTAACCTCAAGTCTAATGGGGTTAGGAGGTTTTCCAAGCAGCCATGAATTATTTACTGGAATGATTGGAATGCACGGAACAAAAGCATCCAATAAAGGAATTAATAAGAGTGACTTAATAATTGCCATAGGTGCTAGATTCAGTGATAGGGTTGTAAGTAAAGTTGAGAAATTTGCGCCTAATGCTAAGATACTGCATATTGATATTGATCCTGCTGAGATTAATAAGAACGTTGTTTCATATCATTATATAGTTGGAGATATTAGAGAAGTATTAAAGCAACTTAATAATAATATTATAAAGCAAGATAGAAAGCAGTGGGTAAACAAAATCAAAGGATACAAAGATAAATATCCATTAAGATATCCTGATAATGGTCTAAAAGCACAATATATCATAGAAAAACTTAATGATATTACAGATGAAAATACTATAGTAGCAACAGAAGTAGGACAGCATCAAATGTGGACTGCTCAATATTATAATTTCAATAGTCCTAAGGAATTCTTGACTTCTGGAGGACTTGGAACAATGGGATTTGGTCTAGGAGCAGCAATAGGAGCACAAGTTGGTAATCCAACTAAAACAGTAATTAACATTGCTGGTGATGGTTGTTTCAAGATGAATCTTATTGAACTTGCTACAGCAGTTAACTATAATTTACCAATAATTATAATACTTATTAATAATAATTCTCTAGGAATGGTTAGGCAATGGCAGTCATTATTCTTTGATGGAAGATATTCAGAGACTACTCTTAATCATGCTACAAATTTTGTTGGATTGGCTGAGAATTTTGGAATGAGAGGATTAGAAATCTCTAGAAAAGAACAAGTTGAGGAAGTATTACAGGAAGCTATTAATTGCAAAGGACCAGTATTAGTTCATTGCAGAATCCATGAAGATGACAAAGTATTTCCGATGGTTGCTCCTGGAGAAGCCATAGATTCATTAATTATGGAAGGTTAA
- a CDS encoding ATP-binding cassette domain-containing protein translates to MLDIKKLSISYGKHKALDDITFHIDKGEVVGLLGPSGSGKTTFMNTVAGLIPYNHGEVLIDGLNPNEKTKGYVSLLTENNAIPKWMSVEDIRSFYIDMYDDFNENKFDSILQDINIDIPYSEKIKNLSRGMTQLLRLSLSIAREAKLYLFDEPLGGMDTLVREQVIDTIINNIDDNSTIIIATHLIQEVEKLLDKVIFIKKGQMLGIHDCEDLRFQKSQSIEKTFKEVMK, encoded by the coding sequence ATGTTAGATATCAAGAAACTATCAATAAGCTATGGCAAGCATAAAGCTCTGGATGATATAACTTTTCATATTGATAAAGGTGAAGTTGTTGGATTACTAGGTCCTAGCGGAAGTGGTAAAACAACTTTCATGAATACTGTAGCTGGTCTTATACCCTATAACCATGGAGAAGTATTGATAGATGGACTAAACCCCAATGAAAAAACTAAAGGTTATGTATCACTGCTTACAGAAAATAATGCTATCCCAAAATGGATGAGTGTAGAAGATATTAGAAGTTTTTATATAGATATGTATGATGACTTCAACGAAAATAAATTTGATAGCATATTACAAGACATTAATATTGATATACCCTATTCAGAAAAAATAAAGAATCTATCGAGGGGTATGACCCAACTATTACGTTTATCTCTTTCAATAGCCAGAGAGGCGAAACTTTATCTATTTGATGAACCGTTAGGTGGTATGGATACCCTCGTGAGAGAACAAGTAATAGATACTATTATTAATAATATTGATGATAATTCTACTATTATTATTGCAACTCATTTAATTCAAGAAGTAGAGAAACTATTAGATAAAGTTATATTTATAAAAAAAGGACAAATGTTGGGTATTCATGATTGTGAGGACCTACGATTCCAAAAAAGTCAATCCATTGAGAAAACTTTTAAAGAGGTGATGAAATGA
- the cysK gene encoding cysteine synthase A: MSKVYNNILELVGKTPLVKINNLNDTHANIFGKVEYFNPGGSIKDRIGLAMIEDGEKQGLINKETVILEPTSGNTGIGIAMTGAVKGYRVILTMPDTMSKERQNLLKAYGAELVLTPGTKGMKGTIDKIEELKQEYPNHFVPGQFNNVSNPEIHRKTTALEIINDMDGKIDILVAGVGTGGTITGIGEILKDKIDGVKIVAVEPNNSAVLSGENPGPHKLQGIGAGFVPNVLNKDVIDEIIKIKDEDAFATMRRLAREEGMLVGISSSAAVFAALQIAEKEENKGKNIVVILPDNGERYLSMNIF; this comes from the coding sequence ATGAGTAAAGTATACAACAATATATTAGAATTAGTAGGTAAAACACCACTAGTGAAAATCAATAATTTAAATGATACACATGCTAACATATTTGGAAAAGTGGAATATTTTAATCCAGGTGGAAGCATAAAAGACAGAATTGGTCTAGCTATGATTGAAGATGGTGAGAAGCAAGGTCTGATAAATAAGGAGACAGTTATATTAGAGCCTACAAGTGGAAATACTGGAATAGGTATAGCTATGACTGGTGCAGTAAAAGGGTATCGTGTTATACTGACTATGCCAGATACAATGAGCAAAGAAAGACAGAATCTATTAAAAGCTTATGGAGCTGAATTAGTTTTAACACCAGGTACTAAAGGAATGAAAGGGACAATTGATAAGATTGAAGAATTAAAGCAAGAATATCCTAATCACTTTGTTCCTGGGCAGTTTAATAACGTATCTAATCCAGAAATCCATAGAAAGACTACAGCTCTTGAGATAATAAATGATATGGATGGTAAGATTGATATTCTGGTTGCAGGTGTTGGAACAGGAGGAACAATAACTGGTATTGGTGAAATTCTAAAAGATAAGATTGATGGTGTTAAAATTGTTGCAGTAGAACCAAATAACTCAGCAGTTTTATCAGGTGAAAATCCAGGTCCACATAAATTACAAGGGATAGGAGCAGGATTTGTACCTAATGTATTGAATAAAGATGTGATAGATGAGATAATAAAAATAAAAGATGAAGATGCTTTTGCTACAATGAGAAGATTAGCCAGAGAAGAAGGAATGCTTGTAGGTATTTCATCATCAGCCGCAGTTTTTGCAGCATTACAGATAGCTGAGAAAGAAGAAAACAAAGGTAAGAATATCGTTGTAATATTACCAGACAATGGTGAAAGATATTTATCTATGAACATATTTTAG
- a CDS encoding NUDIX hydrolase, with protein MKLGTLCYIEKDGRTLMLHRVKKENDIHEGNWIGLGGKIENGESPEECVIREVKEESGLTIKNPDLRGILTFPEFGKDNWYVFLYTATEFNGDLIECNEGNLEWIDNEDLLNLKMSEGDNLFLKWLKKYKMFSAKFIYDGKKLIDYDLVVNY; from the coding sequence ATGAAATTAGGTACATTGTGTTATATAGAAAAAGATGGTAGAACTCTTATGCTCCATAGGGTAAAAAAAGAAAATGATATTCATGAAGGTAACTGGATTGGTCTAGGAGGAAAAATAGAAAACGGTGAATCACCAGAAGAATGTGTAATCAGGGAAGTTAAAGAAGAAAGTGGTCTAACCATAAAAAATCCTGACCTAAGAGGAATTTTGACTTTCCCTGAATTCGGCAAAGACAATTGGTACGTTTTTCTCTATACAGCTACTGAATTCAACGGAGATTTAATTGAATGTAACGAGGGCAATCTAGAATGGATTGATAATGAGGATTTACTAAACCTAAAAATGTCAGAAGGAGATAATCTCTTTTTGAAATGGCTAAAAAAATACAAAATGTTTTCAGCTAAATTTATTTATGATGGTAAAAAATTAATAGATTATGATTTAGTAGTTAATTATTAA